AAATTAGAGTAAATTTTATTTTAGAGATAACCACTGTGCCGGTGATAGTCAAGGAAAAGAAAGTTGGCACTTTAGTTATTTTACATAATGTTACTCGAGAAAAATTAGTAGATAGAATGAAAAGTGAGTTTGTTACTTTAGCTGCCCATCAGTTAAGAACTCCTCTATCAGCAGTTAAATGGAGTTTAATGATGCTTTTAGATGAAGATTTAGGAAAGTTAAACAAAGAACAAAAAAGTTTTCTTCAAGACACTTATAAAACAAACGAAAAGATGATTTCCTTAGTTAATAGTCTTTTAAATGTAAGTGAGATTGAAGAGGGAAAATATCTTTCTAAAATAGTTCTCTCAAGTATTGAAGATATAATTCAATCCATAGTAGATGCCCATAAGAAAGAGATGGAAAAAAGGAAACTCAGGTTTGAATTTAAAAAACCAAGAGAACAATTGCCTAAACTTATGTTAGATGTTGAAAAAATGAAAATTGCTATTAAGAATATTTTTGACAATGCTCTAAAATATACTCTTCCCGGAGGCAAGGTTTCAATTTCTCTGAAAGGGGATGAAAAGGAAATAGAAGTTCAGATTCAAGACACCGGGGTAGGAATTCTTCAATATCAACAGGGGAAAGTATTTACTAAATTCTTTCGAGGTGCTAATATAATAAAAATGGAGACCGAGGGGACTGGACTTGGACTTTTTATATCCAAGAATATTATTGAAGCTCACGGAGGAAGGATTTGGTTTGAATCCGAGGAAGGGAAGGGTTCAACTTTCTACTTTACTATTCCGGTAAAAGAAAGATTTGGCGAGTTTCTAACCGAGGAGTTTTATTAACATTGTATTTATCTTTTAAATAGAGTAAAATAAGAAATAAGAAACAAGAAACAGGAAACAAAACTCTTGTTATCTGTTACTTGCTACTTGTTACCTGACGTATGGCAAAAAAAATTTTAATAGTTGAAGACGATAAGTTTCTTCGGGAGTTAATTGCTCAGAAACTTATAAAAGAAGGTTATGATATTGTTGAAGCAGTGGATGGAGAGAAGGGAATAAAAAGCGTTAAAGAGGAAAAGCCAGATTTAATTTTGCTAGACCTTATTTTACCGGGGATAGACGGATTTGAAGTTTTAGCTAAAATAAAAGAAGACCCAGTTCTATCTCAAATTCCAGTGATTATTTTATCAAATCTCGGACAGAAAGATGATATAGAAAGAGGGTTAAAAATTGGAGCGGTTGATTATTTGATTAAAGCCCACTTCACCCCAGGAGAAATAATCGAAAAGGTTAAGGCCGTCCTTAAATAGATATTAGATATTAGATGCTGGATATTAGATAAATTGGATTTTGGATTTTAGATAGTTTCGCCTAACACCGCCTATCGCCTCACATCTATTATCCAACACCTAATATCTGACACCCAATTTGTGCCGGAGCTTCCTGAAGTAGAAACAACAGTAAGAGGTTTACGAACAAAGGTCCTTTCGAGGACCTTTATTGATGTGTGGACGGATACTAAAAAAATAATCAAGAAACCAAAAGATTTTGAGGAATTTAGGAAACAACTCAAAGGTAAAAAGATTCAAAAAATTTGGCGGAGAGGAAAAAATATTATTTTTGGACTTTCCAAAGATTATTCTCTTTTAATCCATCAGAAATTAACCGGCCATCTTTTAGTTGGATATTGGATATTAGATAATGGATATTGGAAACCAAAAGAAAAAGGTCTCTTAGAAGAGAAAATTAACACCTACATTCACTTATTGTTTACATTAGATAATAGAAAAATGTTGGCTCTTTCTGATTTAAGGAAATTTGCCAAAGTTGAGTTGTGGAGAACAGAAGATTTAAAAAATTCAAAAGAACTGAAAAGTTTGGGGCCAGAGCCCTTAGAAAAGAGTTTTACCTTTGAAAAATTTAAGGAAGTTTTAGAAAATAAAAAAGGAAAAGTAAAACAGGTTTTAATGAATCAAGAAATTATTGCTGGAGTGGGAAACATTTATTCAGACGAAACATTATGGGCAGCGAAAGTTCATCCATTTAGAGATGTTTCAAAATTAAAAGAAGAGGAACTCAAAAGAATCTATCAAGCCCTCAAGAAAATTCTCAAAAAAGCAATTAAGCTTCGGGGGGAAAGCATTTCTGATTATCGGGACCCGGCTGGCCGAAAGGGAAAATTTGATAAAATAAGAAAAGTTTACCGAAGAGAAGGAGAAAGATGTTCCCGTTGTGGAACAATTATCCAAAGAAAAAAAATCGGCAGCCGCAGCTGTCACTTCTGCCCTAAATGCCAAAAATTATAAATTTATCCGGGGACGGGCCTCGGGCAACTATTGACAGTGGCTTCTTCATTTGCTATTTTGTTTTATTAGGATAGTTCTTTGTAAAAACAATAAATTCAGTTAAGAAAGGAATAACCATGAAAAAAAAGACCAAAAAAACGATAGCAGGTATTCTTGGGTTTGTGGGGGTTGTGGCTTTTGTGATTTTCATATTCTCACTTGTAATAGTAATAGCGGTTATTGAAGATAGAGATACACTAGTGGAGGAACAGGAATTCTCATTTGG
This genomic interval from Patescibacteria group bacterium contains the following:
- a CDS encoding HAMP domain-containing histidine kinase encodes the protein IRVNFILEITTVPVIVKEKKVGTLVILHNVTREKLVDRMKSEFVTLAAHQLRTPLSAVKWSLMMLLDEDLGKLNKEQKSFLQDTYKTNEKMISLVNSLLNVSEIEEGKYLSKIVLSSIEDIIQSIVDAHKKEMEKRKLRFEFKKPREQLPKLMLDVEKMKIAIKNIFDNALKYTLPGGKVSISLKGDEKEIEVQIQDTGVGILQYQQGKVFTKFFRGANIIKMETEGTGLGLFISKNIIEAHGGRIWFESEEGKGSTFYFTIPVKERFGEFLTEEFY
- a CDS encoding response regulator; the encoded protein is MAKKILIVEDDKFLRELIAQKLIKEGYDIVEAVDGEKGIKSVKEEKPDLILLDLILPGIDGFEVLAKIKEDPVLSQIPVIILSNLGQKDDIERGLKIGAVDYLIKAHFTPGEIIEKVKAVLK
- the mutM gene encoding DNA-formamidopyrimidine glycosylase, with the protein product MPELPEVETTVRGLRTKVLSRTFIDVWTDTKKIIKKPKDFEEFRKQLKGKKIQKIWRRGKNIIFGLSKDYSLLIHQKLTGHLLVGYWILDNGYWKPKEKGLLEEKINTYIHLLFTLDNRKMLALSDLRKFAKVELWRTEDLKNSKELKSLGPEPLEKSFTFEKFKEVLENKKGKVKQVLMNQEIIAGVGNIYSDETLWAAKVHPFRDVSKLKEEELKRIYQALKKILKKAIKLRGESISDYRDPAGRKGKFDKIRKVYRREGERCSRCGTIIQRKKIGSRSCHFCPKCQKL